The region GGTCTCATCGATTCGCCAACTTTTAGCGTGAGCTGTTTGATGCCGACGCCATAGAGCCTTAAAGATGGGGCCATAGTGATGAACCCAACGCATGACCGTGGTGTGATGAACAGTGATACCCCGATCCCGAAGCAATTCAACGATGTCACGATAGCTGAGACTGAATCTGAAATAGTAGCCAACGGCTACTAAGATGATGTCCTTTTGAAAGTGGCGTCCCTTAAAGTGATTCATGCGCGCAATCCCTCGTTTCTTGGCACCCAGTATACTAAAATCAAGTCAGCGAGGAAAATTTGCACCAGAACCAAATAAACAGTTAAACCGTTTATACCTAAAACTTTTTGTATTAAACTATGTGATACACGTATATTTGATATTGGAAAATTTTTTCCATTTTCCAATATCAAAGTCTTTATTATATACTTTCCATACTCAATTTTTAAACTATTGGGGCGCTGATGTCAAGAATAGTTGTACAATGTCATAATCCAATGGTCCTCTTGAAGAGACCATTGGAAAGATAAAAAAACTCAAACGTATCGGTTATGGATTTAGAAATCTTTTATGCATTTACACAAGATATTTTACGCTCTCTCAATACTTCCTACTAGCAATGTAATCTCTCCTTCAATTTTTAGGTAATCGTTTTCAATATATTACACGATACTATTTTCTGTTTTTTTACGTCAAATTAAATTTATCAAAATAAATTACTAAATTATTGTCATAAGTTGAAGAAATTTGTTTCAAGACAGCATGATATAATTAAATTAGTTATATAACCAATGGGTGAAATAATGAAAGCAAAAATAGATGATGTAGCGAAATTAGCAGGAGTTTCCAAAACTACCGTTTCAAGGGTGATGAATAAACGGGGTTATTTGAGTGAGAAAACAATTAAAAAAGTTCATGATGCGATGGATGAATTAAATTACCAACCTAATGTTGTGGCAAGACAGTTATTTAAGCAGGAAACAAAATTGGTAGGGTTGATTTTTCCAACAGTCAATAATCCCTTTTTTGGACAATTGGTTGCCACTATTGAAAAAAAGCTTTTTAGTAAAGGATTTAAAGTTTTACTTGGTGACTCTATGAATGATCCTGAAAAAGAAAGGTTATATTTGAGAGAGCTAATGGCACATCAAGTCGATGGGTTGATTGTTGGAGCCCATAATCAAGGTATCAAGGAGTATCAAAATGCTAATTTACCCATTATTGCAATTGATAGAATTATGAATAATGATATTCCCGTAGTATCATCCGATAATTATCAGGGCGGTAAAATGGCTACAGAATTACTGATAAAAAATGGTGCTAAGGTGATTATCCACACAAATGGACCAAAAACTTTACAAACTCCAGCTCAAAAAAGATATCAAGCATATGAAGATACTATGATTCAATATGGCTTAAAACCAATAACTTATACAGTCGACTTCAACGTTAGTTATGAGCAAAAAGCTAAATTTCTAAAGAATATTTTTAAAGAACATCCAGATGTTGACGGTATGTTTATTTCTAATGATGTGGATGCTGCTCAAGCCATTGATATTGCTGGTGATTTGGGCTACAAAGTACCTGAAGACTTGAAAATAGTGGGCTATGATGGAGCAGAAACTACAAGAATTTTATTACCGAATTTAACGACAATTATTCAACCCATTGATCGAATGGCAGAAACAGCTGTAAATATGCTAGTAGCAAGGATTTCTAATAATGATGCTGGGGAAAATAAGGTTCTTCCAGTTAAGGTTTGGAGAGGAAAGACAGTATAAATTTTGGATAACCGGTTGACATAAAATATGAAAGCGCTTACAATAAACTTTGTTAAGTGCTTATTTTTTAATAATTAAATGTCAACCGGTTAACACAAAATAAGGAGTAATCAATAATGCGTAAAAATACTTATGTTAGACTTAGTGCCTTTTTCTTCTTTTTCTTTGTCAGTTGGTCAGCTTGTTATTCATTGTTTGCAATTTGGTTAGGTCAAGAAATTCATTTAAATGGTGAAGCAACAGGGCTTATTTTTGGAATTAACGCAGCTTTCACTTTGTTAATGCAACCTTTGTATGGATATGTTTCGGATAAGTTAGGTACTCGTAAAGATTTACTAGTTTATTTAAGCGGTATTTTGATTTTCACAGGTCCATTTTTCATTTATGTATATGGACCATTATTAAAATTTAATGTAGTTATAGGAGCAATAGTAGGTGGAATTTTTCTAGGGGTTGGATATTTGGCCTCTGTTGGTGCGGTTGAATCTTATATTGAAAAAATCAGTCGTAAATATGATTTTGAATATGGACGTGCTCGGATGTGGGGTTCATTAGGTTGGGCCGTAACAACATTTTTTGCGGGACAATTATTTATCATAAATCCTAGTTATAATTTCTGGATCGCATCAATTGCGGCAATTGTGATGTTCCTAATTATTTTGACTACTAAGGTTGAAGTTACTGATGTTGAAGCTAAGAATGCTGATTCAGTTACCGTTAAAGATGTTTTCAATTTATTTAAGTTAAAGGATTTTTGGTTCTTTGTTATCTTTGTTTTAGGTGTTACATGTGTTTATGGGGTTTATGATCAACAATTTCCACGTTATTTTGCAGAACAATTTGCAACAGTAAAATTAGGTGATCAAATGTTTGGTTATTTAAATTCATTCCAAGTTTTTCTTGAAGCTGGAATGATGTTTTTAGCACCAAAGATTGTTAATAAAATTGGTGCTCGTAATTCACTTTTGCTAGCAGGATTTCTGATGGCATTTCGAATTACGGGGTCAGGCTTGGTTGATGGACCAATTTTAATTTCAATGATGAAACTAATTCACTCATTTGAATTACCAATTCTGTTAGTTTCTGTATTTAAATACTTAGATGCCAATTTTGAAGCTAGATTATCCTCTATTCTATATTTGGTTGGTTTTCAGTTTTTTGGTCAGATCGGAACGATTGGGTTATCTTCACTTGTAGGTAAAATGTATGATTCACTCGGATTTAAAATAACTTATTTATATCTTGGTATTTTTGTTTTTGTCTTTGCAGTAATAGCAGTGTTTACTCTGAAAAAGGGTAATTCACAAATAACTAAAACAAATTCAATTGATGCTCATGTTCAAAGTTAAGGAGAAATTTATGCAAGAAGTAGAAAGTAAAAAGATAAAATTAAATAATACACGTTATAGATTGGGATACCATATAATGGCACCATCTGGATGGATTAATGATCCAAATGGTTTTTGTTATTTTCAAGGATATTATCATATTTTTTACCAGCATTATCCTAATGATTCTAAATGGGGACCAATGCATTGGGGACACGCTAGAAGTAAGGATTTAGTACATTGGGAGAGTTTGCCAATAGCACTTACTCCTGGAGATAAAGAAGATGAAGATGGCTGTTTCTCAGGAAGTGCAGTTGTCTATAATGGCAAGATGTATTTGATTTATACAGGCCATCATTATTATGGAGATGGTGATTCGGATCATTTTTGGCAAAATCAGAATTTGGCAATTAGTGAAGATGGGATCCATTTTGAAAAATATGAAAATAATCCGATTATATCTCAAGCGCCTGAAGATAATACTCAACATTTTCGTGATCCTAAAGTCTGGTATAACAATGGAAAATGGTATTTGATATTAGGAAGCCAAAATAAGCAAGAAATGGGTCGAGTATTACTTTATAAATCGGACAATTTAATTGATTGGATTTTAGTAGGTCCAGTTGCAGAATCAAAAGATACAAAAAAAGAAGGTTATATGTGGGAATGTCCAGATTTCTTTAGATTAGGAGATAATGACTTTCTTCTAATGTCTCCACAAGGAATAGAGGCTGATAAAGGACGTTTTAAGAATCTTCATGAAACAGGTTATTTGGTAGGTAATTATCGTTATAACGATAATAATTTTGAACGTGGAGATTTTAATGAACTAGATAATGGACATGATTTTTATGCAACACAGACTACCTTAACCCCAGATGGTCGAAGAATCGTTATTGGTTGGATGGATATGTGGGAAAGTCCAATGCCAGAAAGTGCCGATGGTTGGGCTGGAGCATTAACTATTCCACGAGAATTGATTTATCAAGATGGAATTCTAAAAATGAAACCAATTAAGGAATTAGAAAAATTAAGAACCAGAGAACTATTGAATAAGAATTACCTGGTTAAAGGTAATCAGAATATAGTTTCTAATTCTAGAAACTATGAGGCTAAATTAAATCTTAATGTTGGAGATAATGATGAGGCCGGTTTTGAACTAAGAAATGAAGAAAACAATTTAATTTTAAGAGTTGTATATGATAAGAGAAATAATAGAATTGTTTTAAATCGTTCGGGAGATGATCCTGAACGCGAAGCAATTTTGTCAAAAAGTGAACAGTTAAAATTCCATTTATACGTTGATACCAGTTCAATTGAAATATTCGTTAATAACGGGGAAAGAACCTTCACAGAAAGATTTTATAGTGACGGAGCCAAGTTAAACGTTATTTCTGAGAATGATATGAAAGTTCAGGCGTCAGTTTATCAGTTAGATAAGAATGCAGTGAAGTTTTAAGAATCAAAAAGGTTAAACCAA is a window of Leuconostoc kimchii IMSNU 11154 DNA encoding:
- a CDS encoding LacI family DNA-binding transcriptional regulator — translated: MKAKIDDVAKLAGVSKTTVSRVMNKRGYLSEKTIKKVHDAMDELNYQPNVVARQLFKQETKLVGLIFPTVNNPFFGQLVATIEKKLFSKGFKVLLGDSMNDPEKERLYLRELMAHQVDGLIVGAHNQGIKEYQNANLPIIAIDRIMNNDIPVVSSDNYQGGKMATELLIKNGAKVIIHTNGPKTLQTPAQKRYQAYEDTMIQYGLKPITYTVDFNVSYEQKAKFLKNIFKEHPDVDGMFISNDVDAAQAIDIAGDLGYKVPEDLKIVGYDGAETTRILLPNLTTIIQPIDRMAETAVNMLVARISNNDAGENKVLPVKVWRGKTV
- a CDS encoding glycoside hydrolase family 32 protein; translated protein: MQEVESKKIKLNNTRYRLGYHIMAPSGWINDPNGFCYFQGYYHIFYQHYPNDSKWGPMHWGHARSKDLVHWESLPIALTPGDKEDEDGCFSGSAVVYNGKMYLIYTGHHYYGDGDSDHFWQNQNLAISEDGIHFEKYENNPIISQAPEDNTQHFRDPKVWYNNGKWYLILGSQNKQEMGRVLLYKSDNLIDWILVGPVAESKDTKKEGYMWECPDFFRLGDNDFLLMSPQGIEADKGRFKNLHETGYLVGNYRYNDNNFERGDFNELDNGHDFYATQTTLTPDGRRIVIGWMDMWESPMPESADGWAGALTIPRELIYQDGILKMKPIKELEKLRTRELLNKNYLVKGNQNIVSNSRNYEAKLNLNVGDNDEAGFELRNEENNLILRVVYDKRNNRIVLNRSGDDPEREAILSKSEQLKFHLYVDTSSIEIFVNNGERTFTERFYSDGAKLNVISENDMKVQASVYQLDKNAVKF
- a CDS encoding MFS transporter, which gives rise to MRKNTYVRLSAFFFFFFVSWSACYSLFAIWLGQEIHLNGEATGLIFGINAAFTLLMQPLYGYVSDKLGTRKDLLVYLSGILIFTGPFFIYVYGPLLKFNVVIGAIVGGIFLGVGYLASVGAVESYIEKISRKYDFEYGRARMWGSLGWAVTTFFAGQLFIINPSYNFWIASIAAIVMFLIILTTKVEVTDVEAKNADSVTVKDVFNLFKLKDFWFFVIFVLGVTCVYGVYDQQFPRYFAEQFATVKLGDQMFGYLNSFQVFLEAGMMFLAPKIVNKIGARNSLLLAGFLMAFRITGSGLVDGPILISMMKLIHSFELPILLVSVFKYLDANFEARLSSILYLVGFQFFGQIGTIGLSSLVGKMYDSLGFKITYLYLGIFVFVFAVIAVFTLKKGNSQITKTNSIDAHVQS